A genomic stretch from Aerococcaceae bacterium zg-1292 includes:
- a CDS encoding LemA family protein, translated as MTLLIVGAIIAVILLAWFGIYNGLVKTRNWAKESFSQIDVQLQRRNDLIPNLVETVKGYAAHEKETLDAVIKARQQLIDVANASPEQINAASNALSSTLSRLLAVAEAYPDLKANTNFTELQRSLTDTEDKIAKARMLYNSSINQYNTKIQVVPNNIVAGVHGFQPMAYLETPQEARQVPQVKF; from the coding sequence ATGACATTATTAATTGTAGGAGCAATTATTGCAGTAATATTATTGGCATGGTTTGGGATTTACAATGGTTTAGTTAAAACACGTAATTGGGCAAAAGAAAGCTTTAGCCAAATTGATGTTCAATTACAAAGACGAAATGATTTAATTCCAAATTTGGTGGAAACGGTTAAAGGCTATGCAGCGCATGAAAAAGAAACATTGGACGCAGTGATTAAAGCGCGTCAGCAACTGATTGACGTAGCTAATGCTTCGCCGGAACAAATTAACGCAGCTTCCAATGCTTTATCAAGTACCTTATCTCGTTTATTAGCAGTAGCAGAAGCCTACCCAGACTTAAAAGCCAACACTAACTTTACAGAATTACAACGTAGTCTGACAGATACAGAAGATAAAATTGCTAAAGCTCGGATGTTGTATAATTCAAGCATTAATCAATACAACACAAAAATTCAAGTGGTACCGAATAATATTGTAGCGGGTGTTCACGGATTCCAGCCAATGGCGTACTTAGAAACACCACAAGAAGCACGTCAAGTGCCACAAGTTAAATTTTAA
- a CDS encoding UDP-N-acetylmuramoyl-tripeptide--D-alanyl-D-alanine ligase, giving the protein MKPIKLMDVVKYTHAIDYTAKDRTISIHNVEFDSRKVTPGTLFVPLQGTSDGHQYVQQAIDNGAVATLWSQPEHLAPSDQIAVVLVDDTLTALQDLANYYRHVIDPIVIGITGSNGKTTTKDMTATTLSAKYHVHKTQGNYNNEIGLPYTLLKMPEETQVCVAEMGMSGFGEIAELSRIAEPDIAAITLIGESHLEFLGSREGIGRAKMEILEGLAADGLFIYPGSEPIIVNQLQAMTPTFTTKSFGFDKRFDVYAYDLVEEQNKTYFKTNVDDNVVSSIPVIGAYNVSNALIALTIAQHLNIPMEQAIFQLAQFKLTAHRLEWMKTLNGADLLNDAYNASPTSMRAILNTLSNLPMTQNRRKIAVLGDVRELGSESEALHRSLHTALNPEKINRVYLFGEEMAALYDELQSIYTPENLFYERDAYAQLINRLHEDLLVDDIVLVKSSLGVDLLKVVTALTGQETHNMLRK; this is encoded by the coding sequence ATGAAACCAATAAAATTAATGGATGTGGTGAAATATACCCACGCAATTGATTATACGGCTAAGGACCGAACGATTAGCATTCACAATGTAGAATTCGATTCACGTAAAGTGACGCCAGGAACATTATTTGTGCCGCTGCAAGGCACAAGTGATGGACATCAATATGTACAACAAGCGATTGACAATGGAGCAGTAGCTACCTTGTGGTCACAACCGGAACATTTAGCACCAAGTGACCAGATTGCAGTGGTGCTAGTTGACGACACCTTAACAGCCCTGCAAGATTTAGCTAATTATTACCGACATGTCATCGACCCAATTGTTATTGGCATTACCGGCAGCAATGGAAAAACGACGACCAAGGATATGACTGCGACTACCTTGTCGGCAAAATATCATGTCCACAAAACACAAGGTAATTACAATAATGAAATTGGTTTGCCGTACACACTCTTAAAAATGCCGGAAGAAACACAAGTCTGTGTCGCTGAGATGGGGATGAGTGGCTTTGGTGAGATTGCTGAATTAAGTCGTATTGCCGAGCCGGATATTGCGGCGATTACATTGATTGGTGAGAGTCATTTAGAATTTTTAGGCTCACGTGAGGGAATTGGTCGTGCTAAAATGGAAATTCTAGAAGGATTAGCTGCTGATGGACTCTTTATTTATCCGGGTAGTGAACCGATTATTGTCAACCAATTACAAGCGATGACGCCGACATTTACTACGAAAAGTTTTGGTTTTGACAAGCGTTTTGATGTTTATGCCTATGATTTGGTTGAAGAACAAAATAAAACCTATTTTAAAACCAATGTGGATGACAATGTCGTCAGTTCAATTCCAGTAATTGGCGCTTATAATGTATCTAATGCATTGATTGCTTTGACAATTGCGCAGCATTTAAATATCCCAATGGAACAAGCGATTTTCCAATTAGCACAATTTAAGTTGACAGCACATCGTTTGGAATGGATGAAAACGCTCAATGGAGCAGATTTATTGAATGATGCCTATAACGCTAGTCCAACGTCAATGCGTGCAATTCTCAATACATTATCCAATTTACCGATGACCCAAAATCGTCGAAAAATTGCGGTGCTAGGTGATGTTAGAGAATTGGGTAGTGAAAGTGAAGCCTTGCATCGCAGTTTACATACTGCATTAAATCCAGAAAAAATTAACCGTGTGTATTTATTTGGTGAGGAAATGGCTGCTTTATACGATGAATTACAATCAATTTATACGCCAGAAAATCTTTTTTATGAGCGAGATGCGTATGCCCAATTAATTAACCGACTCCATGAAGATTTACTAGTTGATGATATTGTGTTAGTTAAATCAAGTCTAGGTGTAGATTTATTAAAAGTTGTAACGGCTCTCACGGGTCAAGAAACGCACAATATGTTGCGTAAGTAA
- a CDS encoding DUF4300 family protein — translation MKNKFTSLVALCSVFLMTSQAATTIQAEESKEANYRYHNVVSEKNTTELKEALEEQGMPSENWKTLTRFIDQYQEANKSYEKVAEDWTDMAIGKDASTFTTTMDVDKYKEQLSHFPDDLNCRQTAFLLLRSLVSYDKDKLEQLPVHEEFKALSKLQEGLTDEEGQLYSLLFNDNKDYKSTDDLTKAWEDAGVKFSDKLRLLSAIQNVEGSVISMHVGVAFEKDGKVYFFEKIDPSLPYRLSEFNSWKDLKEHLLTGRFQMFADQMAFLVNNQSIDELIK, via the coding sequence ATGAAAAACAAATTTACCTCTCTTGTCGCATTATGCAGTGTGTTCTTAATGACATCACAAGCTGCTACAACAATTCAAGCAGAAGAGTCTAAAGAAGCTAACTACCGCTACCACAATGTTGTGTCTGAAAAAAATACAACTGAATTGAAAGAAGCATTGGAAGAACAAGGCATGCCAAGTGAAAATTGGAAAACATTAACCCGATTCATCGACCAATATCAAGAAGCAAATAAATCCTATGAAAAAGTAGCAGAAGATTGGACAGATATGGCCATCGGAAAAGATGCGAGCACTTTTACGACGACGATGGATGTTGATAAGTATAAAGAACAACTTAGTCATTTCCCGGATGATTTAAACTGCCGCCAAACAGCCTTTCTACTTTTACGTTCGCTTGTAAGCTATGATAAAGATAAATTAGAACAACTTCCTGTACATGAGGAATTTAAAGCTTTATCAAAACTTCAAGAAGGATTAACGGATGAAGAAGGTCAACTTTATAGTTTACTATTCAACGATAACAAAGACTACAAATCTACAGACGATTTAACTAAAGCTTGGGAAGACGCAGGCGTCAAATTCTCAGACAAACTCCGCCTATTATCAGCTATCCAAAATGTTGAAGGCTCTGTTATTAGTATGCATGTCGGCGTAGCGTTTGAAAAAGATGGAAAAGTATATTTCTTTGAAAAAATCGACCCATCACTACCTTATCGTCTTAGCGAATTCAATTCATGGAAAGATTTAAAAGAGCATTTATTAACCGGACGTTTCCAAATGTTCGCCGACCAAATGGCTTTCCTAGTAAATAATCAATCCATTGATGAATTAATCAAATAG
- the pulA gene encoding type I pullulanase, whose protein sequence is MKRYKSLALDEYRPQPQTRTFKLNPKIAELEKLHYAGELGAIYTAEQTEFRLWAPTAHTVELVIYEDYYAPVLEKYLMTKEEEAVWTIKVDGDCHGMTYRYEVTFEDGSSRRSVDPYSKAVTVNGKRSVVVDLSRTNPEGWGERMAPFSAPTDAVIYELHVRDFTADKNSGVTKRGKFLGAIETGTKNPLGSSTGIDYIKQLGVTHVEFLPMFDYASVDETGEDPTQYNWGYDPLNYNAPEGSYSTNAYDPFIRIKEMKQMIQGFHDAGIRIIMDVVYNHVYEVENHSFHRTVPGYFFRHTESGQFSNGTGVGNDTASERAMVRKYIVDSVTYWAKEYHIDGFRFDLMGIHDVETMNEIRRALDEIDSSIIMLGEGWELMTELPFEKKASHYQAKRMARIGQFNDSLREALKGNDFDAHTRGFINGAWYMENQVAGNIMAGLGLDYYLEPGQVIQYVEAHDNYTLYDRLVTADPHMDRDTIIRRHELATSIILLSQGVPFIHAGQEFLRTKYGVRDSYNQPNHINQLDWLRQENYEHTVCLVRGLIALRKAEPMFRLKTYEEIQRTMRILHASYQMVALEYSNDDERMIVVYNAQENPLAYSLEYDDYIMKLVDGQVHLSDDYMTGMIDHFLIEPYTALVLKQKK, encoded by the coding sequence GTGAAGCGTTATAAGTCGCTTGCATTGGACGAGTATCGGCCACAACCGCAAACTCGGACATTTAAATTAAATCCTAAAATTGCTGAATTAGAAAAATTACATTATGCTGGTGAGCTTGGTGCTATCTATACAGCAGAGCAAACAGAATTTCGTCTCTGGGCACCAACAGCCCATACTGTTGAATTAGTCATTTATGAAGATTACTATGCACCTGTACTCGAAAAGTATCTGATGACTAAGGAAGAAGAAGCCGTATGGACGATTAAAGTTGACGGTGATTGTCATGGGATGACCTATCGTTATGAAGTTACATTTGAAGATGGTAGCAGCCGACGTTCGGTTGATCCGTATTCAAAAGCAGTGACGGTCAATGGTAAACGTTCTGTTGTGGTAGATTTATCGCGGACAAACCCTGAGGGGTGGGGCGAGAGAATGGCGCCCTTTTCAGCACCAACGGATGCTGTTATTTACGAATTACATGTGCGTGATTTTACAGCGGATAAAAATAGTGGTGTAACCAAACGCGGTAAATTTTTAGGCGCCATCGAAACTGGGACGAAAAATCCACTTGGTTCAAGTACAGGTATCGATTATATTAAGCAATTGGGCGTGACTCATGTTGAATTTCTACCGATGTTTGATTATGCTTCAGTGGATGAAACGGGAGAAGACCCGACGCAATATAATTGGGGCTATGACCCGTTGAATTATAATGCCCCCGAAGGGAGTTATTCAACCAATGCTTATGACCCCTTTATCCGGATTAAAGAGATGAAGCAAATGATTCAAGGGTTTCATGATGCGGGTATCCGTATTATTATGGACGTTGTCTACAATCATGTCTATGAAGTAGAAAATCATAGTTTCCACCGGACGGTGCCGGGATATTTCTTCCGCCATACAGAAAGCGGTCAATTTTCAAATGGAACAGGTGTCGGTAATGATACGGCATCGGAACGCGCGATGGTTCGTAAATATATTGTCGACAGTGTGACATACTGGGCGAAAGAATATCATATTGATGGTTTTCGCTTTGACTTGATGGGCATTCATGATGTTGAGACAATGAATGAAATTCGACGCGCATTAGATGAAATTGATTCGAGTATTATTATGTTGGGTGAAGGCTGGGAATTAATGACGGAATTGCCATTTGAGAAAAAAGCTAGTCATTATCAAGCTAAACGCATGGCTCGTATCGGACAGTTTAATGATAGCTTACGTGAAGCGTTGAAAGGTAATGATTTTGACGCGCATACACGTGGCTTTATCAATGGAGCTTGGTATATGGAAAATCAAGTTGCCGGTAATATCATGGCTGGTCTTGGCTTGGATTATTATTTAGAGCCAGGACAAGTGATTCAATATGTTGAAGCACACGACAATTATACCTTGTATGACCGGTTAGTGACTGCTGACCCTCATATGGATCGTGACACGATTATTCGCCGTCATGAATTAGCGACTTCAATTATTTTATTGAGTCAAGGCGTACCGTTTATTCATGCGGGACAGGAATTTTTACGTACAAAATATGGTGTTCGCGATAGTTATAATCAGCCAAATCATATTAATCAATTGGATTGGTTGCGCCAAGAAAACTATGAACATACTGTCTGCCTCGTTCGGGGCTTAATTGCCTTGCGTAAGGCAGAGCCGATGTTCCGTTTGAAAACGTATGAAGAGATTCAACGCACGATGCGTATTTTACACGCATCTTATCAAATGGTAGCGTTGGAGTACTCAAATGATGACGAACGGATGATTGTAGTTTACAATGCCCAAGAAAATCCATTGGCTTATAGTTTAGAATATGACGACTATATTATGAAATTAGTGGATGGACAGGTACATTTATCGGACGATTACATGACCGGTATGATTGATCATTTCTTGATTGAACCTTATACGGCACTTGTGTTAAAACAAAAGAAATAG
- the xth gene encoding exodeoxyribonuclease III: protein MSVKLISWNVNGIRSVLNKEALQRLLSQYNPDVLCLQETKAQAEQVSFDFQALGYFAYWSSAVKKGYSGTAILTKIPPISVQYGIGIEEHDQEGRVITVEFEHCYLVTVYTPNAKRDLSRLTYRQQWEDDFLAYINQLNHIKTVVFCGDLNVAHQAIDLANPQSNQRNAGFTIEEREKMTAVLAAGYTDSFRYFNPETTGAYTWWSYMNKARERNIGWRIDYFIVSNQIIDWMQSATILPEVIGSDHCPVQLELTTL from the coding sequence ATGAGCGTAAAATTAATCTCGTGGAATGTTAATGGAATACGTTCGGTGTTAAACAAAGAAGCACTGCAACGTCTATTGAGTCAATACAATCCGGATGTGTTGTGTTTACAAGAAACAAAAGCACAAGCAGAGCAGGTGTCCTTTGATTTTCAAGCACTGGGGTATTTTGCCTATTGGTCTTCAGCGGTAAAAAAAGGCTATTCGGGTACGGCGATTTTAACCAAAATTCCACCGATTAGTGTTCAATATGGAATAGGTATTGAAGAACATGATCAAGAGGGCCGTGTGATTACAGTAGAGTTTGAGCATTGTTACCTGGTGACGGTGTATACACCTAATGCTAAGCGTGACTTATCAAGACTTACCTATCGTCAGCAATGGGAGGATGATTTTTTAGCGTATATCAATCAGCTAAATCATATCAAAACCGTTGTGTTTTGTGGAGACCTCAATGTGGCACACCAAGCGATTGATTTGGCAAATCCACAAAGTAATCAGCGCAATGCGGGCTTTACAATAGAAGAACGTGAAAAAATGACAGCTGTGTTAGCAGCTGGTTATACAGATAGTTTTCGTTATTTTAATCCAGAAACAACAGGTGCGTACACATGGTGGAGTTATATGAATAAAGCGCGTGAACGCAACATTGGGTGGCGGATTGATTATTTTATCGTCTCAAATCAAATCATCGATTGGATGCAATCGGCAACTATTTTGCCGGAAGTAATCGGGTCGGATCATTGTCCGGTTCAATTAGAATTAACAACATTGTAA
- a CDS encoding D-alanine--D-alanine ligase → MKIILLYGGQSAEHDVSIISAFNITQHIMYHYYQVQPIFIRRDGVWIKGAPLTSPLQASQQLILTAGETAQWSDHPEQTSIGVEIHPGSIYESDAIVFPVLHGPNGEDGTIQGFLEVLKMPYVGAGVVASAAGMDKIVSKYIFNQVGLPQVPFEAFDRQSWASEQEAIIQKCEGNLLYPLFVKPANMGSSVGISRVENSEELRAAVETALKFDHRIVVEQGIIADEVEVAVLGNDDAHVSVVGKLVKDTAFYDYDNKYLNNSVSMQIPAEIPESVAQKIQSYALTAYRAINGRGLSRVDFFVTANNDIYINEINTMPGFTPYSMYPVLWKETGLDTRDLVEELLQLALKQFEVKQLLTVERI, encoded by the coding sequence ATGAAAATTATTTTATTATATGGTGGTCAAAGCGCGGAGCATGATGTGTCGATTATTTCAGCGTTTAATATTACACAACACATTATGTATCACTACTATCAAGTGCAACCAATTTTTATTCGCCGTGACGGCGTTTGGATTAAGGGTGCGCCATTGACATCACCATTACAAGCGTCACAGCAATTAATTTTGACAGCTGGAGAAACAGCACAATGGTCTGACCATCCTGAGCAAACATCGATTGGAGTAGAAATTCATCCAGGCTCTATCTATGAATCAGATGCGATTGTGTTTCCAGTATTGCATGGGCCTAATGGTGAAGATGGTACGATTCAAGGCTTTTTAGAAGTATTGAAAATGCCATATGTTGGTGCAGGGGTTGTTGCTAGTGCTGCCGGAATGGATAAGATTGTCAGCAAATATATTTTCAATCAAGTAGGTTTACCTCAAGTGCCATTTGAAGCTTTTGACCGTCAAAGCTGGGCGAGTGAACAAGAAGCGATTATTCAAAAATGTGAGGGCAATCTATTATATCCGCTGTTCGTAAAACCAGCGAATATGGGTTCGAGTGTTGGCATTAGCCGTGTTGAAAACAGCGAAGAATTACGTGCAGCTGTCGAAACAGCTTTAAAATTTGACCACCGCATTGTTGTGGAACAAGGGATTATTGCTGATGAAGTGGAAGTAGCTGTATTAGGTAATGATGATGCGCATGTCAGTGTTGTCGGCAAACTAGTCAAAGACACAGCCTTTTATGATTATGATAATAAATACCTCAATAATTCTGTATCAATGCAAATTCCTGCTGAAATACCAGAGAGTGTCGCGCAGAAAATTCAGTCGTATGCCTTAACAGCGTATCGTGCTATCAATGGACGTGGGTTATCACGTGTCGATTTCTTTGTTACAGCAAACAATGATATTTATATTAATGAAATTAATACAATGCCAGGCTTTACGCCATATAGTATGTACCCTGTATTATGGAAAGAAACTGGATTAGATACACGTGATTTAGTAGAAGAATTATTGCAATTAGCGTTGAAACAATTTGAAGTGAAACAATTATTAACCGTTGAACGTATATAA
- a CDS encoding cysteine desulfurase — protein sequence MYYFDNSATTQPNPEVLETYQKVAQQCFANPSSIHALGVLAQKLLSQAREQVATLLHVQPKEVYFTSSGTEANNWVMQSMVPALNHMRPDAKRILISAIEHPSISEQISWLQAQGFDVQQIPVNADGMIDIMALEQLLDANTLLISTMAINNEVGSVQPLNQMATLLNQYPQIIWHVDGVQAVTTQFEQLTNERIDAVTLSGHKFHAGRGAGILMMKQRVSSQPFLYGGGQESGLRSGTENLASIVATAKALRLAVAAQDEVKLRLQAYRQDIIAALEEHKWIVFAKESASEHIICAAFPTIPGEVLVHAFEAKYVMVSTTSACSSRKHQQHHTLAAMSVPEHLSTSAIRISMASTTTQADVTALIKAIETVTAQFN from the coding sequence ATGTATTATTTTGATAATAGTGCTACAACCCAGCCAAATCCAGAAGTACTAGAGACGTATCAAAAAGTCGCGCAGCAATGTTTTGCTAATCCATCCAGTATCCATGCCTTAGGTGTATTGGCACAAAAATTATTATCACAAGCACGTGAGCAAGTAGCCACATTATTACATGTTCAGCCTAAAGAAGTCTATTTTACTTCGAGTGGGACTGAAGCGAATAATTGGGTGATGCAATCGATGGTGCCAGCACTCAATCATATGCGTCCGGATGCTAAACGTATCTTAATCTCAGCCATTGAACACCCGTCTATTTCTGAACAAATTTCATGGCTACAAGCACAGGGATTTGATGTTCAACAAATACCTGTTAACGCAGATGGCATGATTGATATTATGGCGTTGGAACAGTTGTTAGATGCCAATACATTATTAATTTCAACTATGGCAATTAATAATGAGGTAGGGAGTGTTCAACCATTAAATCAAATGGCGACATTATTAAACCAATACCCGCAAATTATTTGGCATGTGGATGGTGTACAAGCCGTAACGACACAATTTGAGCAACTGACAAATGAGCGTATCGACGCGGTAACATTATCTGGACATAAATTTCATGCAGGACGTGGTGCCGGAATACTGATGATGAAACAACGTGTGAGCAGCCAGCCGTTTTTATATGGTGGAGGACAAGAGTCGGGTTTACGTAGTGGTACTGAAAATTTGGCGAGTATTGTAGCAACAGCCAAAGCATTACGCCTGGCAGTCGCAGCACAAGATGAAGTGAAATTACGTTTGCAAGCCTATCGCCAAGATATTATTGCCGCGTTAGAGGAACATAAGTGGATAGTGTTTGCCAAAGAGAGTGCGAGTGAACATATTATTTGTGCGGCATTTCCTACGATTCCAGGCGAAGTATTGGTACATGCTTTTGAAGCGAAGTATGTGATGGTCTCTACAACAAGTGCGTGCTCTAGTCGTAAGCACCAACAGCATCATACATTAGCAGCGATGTCAGTACCAGAACATCTTTCAACGTCGGCTATTCGTATTAGTATGGCTAGTACGACGACACAAGCGGATGTGACAGCACTCATTAAAGCGATTGAGACAGTGACAGCGCAATTTAATTAG
- the thiI gene encoding tRNA 4-thiouridine(8) synthase ThiI: protein MQQIVIHYGELSTKGRNRKSFQNRLGEHIRQQTKHLERIKIVANHDFMHLTWETAPIEDVVEILKTIPGISRFEPVHRVEKDIDAIKEKAVELFEQIDLQAGDTYRVVVKRSDKSFEYDTMSLQREVGFKIGETFPMLNVDLRHAKHKLTISIHQNTGANLSLTSYAGLGGLPYGSSGKGLLMLSGGFDSPIAGYQMIKRGLEIEAVHFSSPPYTSPQALDKTKHLTAVLAKYAMPIQFLNVPFTKIQEAIKENIPEDYSMTIMRRMMLRIMDGLLEKRHGQAIVTGESLGQVASQTLTSMHAINAVTATPILRPLIAVDKTEIIQQAEQIGTYAISNEPYEDCCTVFAPSSPRTKPKLDRVEVMEQALDIDALVQEAIDQTTAEVIDAQYIQRANQRFADWL from the coding sequence ATGCAACAAATTGTTATACACTATGGTGAACTATCAACAAAAGGCCGCAATCGAAAATCATTTCAAAATCGTTTAGGGGAGCATATTCGTCAGCAAACAAAACATTTAGAACGCATTAAAATTGTTGCTAATCATGATTTTATGCATTTGACATGGGAGACGGCACCGATAGAAGACGTGGTTGAGATATTAAAAACGATTCCCGGGATTTCACGTTTTGAACCGGTGCATCGAGTAGAAAAAGATATTGATGCGATTAAAGAGAAGGCAGTAGAATTATTTGAACAGATTGATTTGCAAGCAGGAGACACCTATCGTGTTGTTGTTAAGCGTTCCGATAAGTCGTTTGAATACGATACAATGAGTTTACAGCGTGAAGTCGGTTTTAAAATTGGGGAAACTTTTCCGATGTTGAATGTTGATTTACGCCATGCGAAACATAAATTAACGATTAGTATCCATCAAAATACTGGGGCAAATTTAAGTTTAACGTCATATGCAGGTTTAGGAGGGCTACCATACGGCTCAAGCGGAAAAGGATTATTAATGTTGTCAGGTGGCTTTGACTCACCGATTGCTGGCTATCAAATGATTAAGCGTGGTTTAGAGATTGAGGCAGTGCATTTTAGTAGTCCACCGTACACCAGTCCACAAGCATTGGATAAGACGAAGCATTTAACCGCGGTATTAGCAAAATATGCGATGCCGATTCAGTTTTTAAATGTACCATTTACCAAGATTCAAGAAGCGATTAAAGAAAATATCCCTGAAGACTACTCAATGACGATTATGCGGCGGATGATGTTACGTATTATGGATGGTTTATTGGAAAAACGTCATGGGCAAGCAATTGTAACTGGTGAGTCACTTGGACAAGTGGCGAGTCAAACATTGACTAGTATGCATGCGATTAATGCAGTGACAGCGACACCGATTTTGAGACCATTAATTGCGGTGGATAAAACAGAAATTATTCAACAAGCAGAGCAGATTGGAACTTATGCGATTAGTAATGAGCCTTATGAAGATTGTTGTACGGTATTTGCTCCGTCATCGCCACGTACAAAGCCGAAATTAGACCGTGTTGAAGTGATGGAACAAGCGTTAGATATTGATGCATTAGTACAAGAAGCAATTGACCAAACAACTGCTGAAGTGATTGATGCGCAATACATCCAACGTGCGAATCAACGTTTCGCTGATTGGTTGTAG
- a CDS encoding NAD-dependent protein deacylase, translating into MLEQLQAMQLLIKRSKRIVLFSGAGVSTNSGIPDFRSAKGLFVAEQGYHYSPEQIVSHSFYRQFPKVFFEFYFDKLVHRQAKPNVAHRFAQWLETFGKEVTVVTQNIDGLHQQAGSTNVLELHGSVWRNTCTQCAQTYDLNELTLDQDGIPRCIKDGAIVKPDVVLYEESLDEAVLTKAIQAIASADLMIIAGTSLVVYPAAGLVNYFSGEKIIVVNQTAVPIQRKDVLTIQQEMGAFFKELMEIT; encoded by the coding sequence ATGCTAGAGCAATTACAAGCAATGCAGTTATTAATTAAACGTAGTAAAAGAATTGTCTTATTTAGTGGAGCGGGTGTGTCGACCAATAGCGGTATTCCTGATTTTCGCTCAGCAAAAGGATTATTTGTTGCTGAACAGGGTTATCATTATTCGCCAGAACAAATTGTTTCGCATTCCTTTTATCGTCAGTTTCCAAAAGTATTTTTTGAATTTTACTTTGATAAACTAGTCCATCGCCAAGCAAAACCTAATGTAGCCCACCGATTTGCTCAGTGGTTAGAAACATTTGGTAAAGAAGTCACAGTTGTAACTCAAAATATTGATGGGTTACATCAGCAAGCAGGTAGTACTAATGTGTTAGAATTGCATGGCTCGGTATGGCGGAATACGTGTACACAGTGTGCTCAAACATATGATTTGAATGAATTAACACTTGACCAAGATGGCATTCCTCGTTGCATAAAAGATGGAGCCATTGTAAAGCCGGATGTCGTACTCTACGAGGAATCACTGGATGAAGCAGTACTAACTAAAGCGATACAAGCGATAGCGTCGGCGGATTTAATGATTATTGCCGGTACATCACTGGTAGTGTATCCAGCAGCAGGACTCGTTAATTATTTTAGTGGCGAGAAAATAATTGTCGTTAATCAAACGGCAGTGCCGATTCAGCGCAAGGATGTTTTAACGATTCAACAAGAAATGGGAGCATTTTTTAAAGAATTGATGGAAATTACGTAA